Proteins encoded within one genomic window of Triticum aestivum cultivar Chinese Spring chromosome 2D, IWGSC CS RefSeq v2.1, whole genome shotgun sequence:
- the LOC123049777 gene encoding uncharacterized protein: MSTPLPSRLPPNPSSVPDRHSFLILPRSCATSTSHLPMDGGTATVCSMCGDIGFPDKLFRCARCRYRFQHSYCTNYYGDGAPASAGADMCDWCLSDVSGKARRSASTSGKQQASVNQDSTTTGYSGRIDKAATGGDQESGRRGSTKVGGRRYKLLKDVLC, from the exons ATGTCCACCCCTCTACCCTCCCGCCTCCCACCCAACCCATCTTCTGTCCCTGATAGACATTCCTTCCTGATCTTGCCTCGCTCTTGTGCTACCTCCACATCTCATCTCCCCATGGACGGCGGCACCGCCACCGTCTGCTCCATGTGCGGGGACatcggcttccccgacaagctcttccGGTGCGCGCGCTGCCGCTACCGCTTCCAGCACTC CTATTGCACGAACTACTACGGCGACGGGGCACCGGCCTCGGCGGGGGCCGACATGTGCGACTGGTGCCTCAGCGACGTCTCTGGGAAGGCCAGGAGGAGCGCGTCTACATCTGGGAAGCAGCAGGCCTCCGTCAACCAGGATTCGACCACGACGGGCTACTCCGGCAGGATCGACAAGGCGGCAACCGGCGGCGACCAGGAGAGCGGGCGGCGAGGGTCGACCAAGGTGGGAGGCCGCAGGTACAAGCTGCTCAAGGACGTCCTTTGTTAG